The following DNA comes from Mycolicibacterium aromaticivorans JS19b1 = JCM 16368.
GCGCATGACGCGGGATGCCGACGCGGTCAACGACATCGTCCAGGAGACCTTCGTGGCCGCCTGGCGGCAGATCGGGAACTTCCGCGGCGACAGCGCAGTCCTGACCTGGCTGTTCGCCATCTGCGCTCGCAAGGTCACCGACTCCCATCGGGTCAAGCGGGCGATCCCGATCGACGACCGTCTCATCGAGCCGATCAGCCAGGACGCCGGCGCCAGCCCGTTCACGTTCGCCTCCAACAGTGCGTTCCTCGACGCTATGGAGGAGGCGCTGGCCGAATTGCCGCCGCGGCAGCGGGCAGTCTGGATGCTGCGGGAGATCGAAATGTTGACGTTCCCGGAAGTTGGCAACATCCTGAATTTGAGCCCGGACGCGGCCCGGGGGCATCATCACCGAGCGCGGGTAACCCTTCAGCAGAGGCTTCAGCAATGGCGATAGGAGATCTCGAGATTTACGACAACGCCGGACGGCAGTTGCGGGCAGTCCCGGAGCCGGAGTGGCAAGCCATCGAGCCGGCGGTGCTGGCCGCGGTGCGCGCCACCCCTCGGGGCGGCTGGCCGCTGGCGGTCGAAGACCCTGAGCCGGGCAGCGCGCACGGGCGCATCCGGGTCAGCGATCTCGCGGTGACCGCGGCGCTGAGCCGGGCACTGGCCGGTCAGCCGGACTATCTTGTCGACCGGATTGAAGCCACCTCCGATGATGAAGTGCTGCAAGGGATTCAGATCCAGCTCAGCGGGCTCTACGGAGCCGACCTGGTGTCGGTCACCGAGCGCGTGCGCGAGCGGGCCGAAGGTGTTCTCACCGACGTGATCGGACCGGGCACCGCTGTCCCGGTCAGCGTGACGGTGGTCGACGTCCACCGTTGACGACGGTCGCCACCGTGTGATCGACACCACGTCGATGCGGCGTTCGGTTGCGCGCGGCGCCACCGTCCAACTCCTGTCGGCGCATCACCGCGCCGGTACGCCAAGGCCGCAATTGCGTTGCGGCGCAAAGGAGGAGGATGTCATGTCAGATGCAAAGGACACCGCCAAGGACGCTGCCGGCGGGATCATCGAGGACCTCAAAGGCAAGGCCAAAGAGGTCGTCGGCTCGGTGACCGGACGCGACGATCTGGTGCGGGAGGGCAAGGCCCAGCAGGACAAGGCCGCGTCGATGCGGGAAGCGGCCGCCAAGGAGGCCGAGGCCGAGAAGGCCCGGGCGCAAGCCAGGGTGCACGAGGCGCGCCAGCAGGCCGAGCGGTAGCGGCGACGGGCGGCGCGGGGTACGCCCGCGCCGCCCATCGAGGCCTACGCCTGCGGCGACTTCAGGCGCACGGTCTCCAGCGCGGCCAGCGCGTGGTCGGGAATCGGCACCGGTCCGTCGTCGCCGAGCAGCACCAGCACGGTGTCACACACTCCGACGCAACGACCGTCGACGAACAATCCGGTCGACGCGACGAACGAGGTGCGCCCGACCCGTCCGACCCCGGCGCCGGTCTGGATGGTTCCCGGCCAGTGCGCCTCGGCGAGGAAGTGCACGGCGTTCTGCGAGGTGACCAGGCGCAGTCGTCGGGTGGTCACGTCGTAGATGTCGGGAAACAGGCTGCGGTTCATGGTCGCCCGGGCGTTCTCGTGCATCGCCTCCAGCGCCAGGTTGTTGAGGTGGGCGTTGGCATCCATGTCGCCGTAACGCGCCTCGACGGCGCCGATGACGGGGTAGGAGTCCAGCCGCAGCCGCATCTCATGCGGGCGGCCCGCGGTCGTTGTCCAGTCGCTCACAAGTGCGCAAGCTTATCGGCCGCGTGCCGCCAGCTGACCAGCGCCGCCGCCGCGACCATGATCAGGGCCGCAGCGATCGTGGGCTCAGCCAGCAGCGCCGCGGCCAGCATCGCGACGGTCAGCAGCACCACGCCGACGGACTGGATCACGTCGCGGCGTCCCGCGTCGAGCACCAGCCACGTCATCAGCAGGAACACCGCCAGTGGGACGGTCAACGTCAGCCCGGCGACCGTGTGGGGCAAGTGGCCCTCACCGAGATGTTCGGCGACGATGACCTCCACCCCGGCCGAGAACGCCGCTGCCGAGGCGAAGATGAAGTAGTGCAGGTAGCCCCAGTAGAACGAGCGGCGCCTGGTCGCGGTCTGGTGGTGCTGCGGACGGTCGAAATAGATCCACCACATCGAGGCCACGATCGCCAGTGAGCAGACCGCAACCCCGATCAGTCCGACGCGGGCGTCGTCGTTCGACAGTCCGCCGATGATCGAATTGGCCGCTGCCAGAATCGATTCGCCGAGAACGATCAGGGTGAACAGGCCGTATCGTTCGGCGATGTGATGGTGGTGGTAGGCCGTCGCCTGGTACCGCTCGGCGATCAGCGCCACCGACAGGTCGGCCATCGCCAGCACCGGGAACAACCAGACCGGGCCGTGCAGGAACCACCAGGACACCCACAGCACTTGCGCGACGACGATGCCGATCGCGTACCGCACGCAGGTGCCGCGGTAGTGCGGATCGCTGATCGCCGCCCGGATCCACTGCGCCGCTGTGGCCACCCGCATGATCACGTACCCGGCGACGATGGCCCCGAAATCGTTGGACAGCATCGCGCTCTGCGCGCCCGCGGCGATCACCAGGGCGCCGGCCATTTGCACGAACACGGTCAGCCGGTAGAGCCAGTCGTCGGTGTCGTAGGCACTGGCGAACCAGGTGAAGTTCATCCAGGCGTTGAAGATCGCGAAAAACACCATCGCATAGGCCGCTATACCTGAGGCGAAGTGCTGTTCCTCCCAAAGATGGTGCAGCGCACCGGAAGACTGGGACACGGCGACCACGAAGACGAGGTCGAAGAGAAGCTCCAGGGAGCTGGCCGCGCGGTGCGGTTCATCGGGGTCGCGGGCGAGCATCGCCCGCAGGCCGGCCGGCAAAGGTACGGTTCAGCGGCGATTAAACCGGCGGATAGGCGGGCGGCGGGTAGACACCGCGCAGCGCCCAGGGCAGCCAGCTGAAGAAGTACTCGACCTCATCGCTCGCGTCATAGTCCGGATTCGGATCCATCCCTCGCACCTCCTGAGCGTCACCGCAATAGAACCGGAGTCTAGTCCGCGGGCCCCAACCGCGACACCGGTCATTAAACTATCCAACCAGTTGATAGAGAGCCGGCGTTGTCGGCGGACAAAATGACGCCGTGCCGGCCGGCGCCGGCACAGGACAAGCGAGGACATCATGGCATCCGAGAACGGGATGACCCGGCGCGAAGAGCTGCTGGCCGTCGCCACCAAGCTCTTCGCCGCGCGCGGCTATCACGGAACCAGGATGGATGACGTCGCCGATGTCGTCGGCCTGAACAAGGCGACGGTCTACCACTACTACGCCAGCAAGTCGCTGATCCTGTTCGACATCTACCGCCGTGCTGCCGAGAACACCCTGGAAGCCGTGCACGACGATCCGTCCTGGACCGCCCGCGAAGCGCTCTACCAATACACCGTGCGGCTGTTGACGAACATCGCCGAGAACCCCGAGGGCGCGGCGGTGTACTTCCAGGAGGCGCCCTACATCACCGAGTGGTTCACCGAGGAGCAGGTCGCCGAGGTCCGGGAGAAGGAAACCCAGGTCTACGAGCACGTGCACGGCCTGATTGATCGCGGCATCGCCAGCGGCGAGTTCTTCGAGTGCGATACGCACGTGGTGGCGCTCGGCTACATCGGCATGACGCTGGGCGCCTACCGGTGGCTGCGACCGGACGGCCGGCGCACGGCCAAGGAGATCGCCGCCGAATTCAGTACCGCGTTGCTGCGCGGGCTGATTCGGGACGAGACGGTGCGGGTGGAATCCCCGCTGGGCATGCCCGACGTGGCGGGCGCGGCCAAGAAGGCGCCCGCCTGAGGCCGATATGATCGGCCGATGCCGCTCGTCAGCAAGACCGTTGAAGTCAACGCCGATGCCGACACGATCCTCCGGATAGTCGCCGACTTCGAGACCTATCCGGAATGGAATCCCGAGGCCAAGGCCGTCTACGTCCTGGCCCGCTATGACGATGGCCGGCCCAGCCAGCTGCGGCTCGACATGGAGATCCAGGGCCAGTCGGGCACCTTCATCCAGGCCGTGTACTACCCCGGCGAAGGCCAGATCCAGACGGTGCTGCAGCAGGGCGAGGTGTTCACCAAGCAGGATCAGCTGTTCTCGGTGGTCGCGATGGGGCCGTCGAGCCTGCTGACCGTCGACCTGGAGGTCGAGGTGTCTCTACCGGTACCTGCCGTGATGGTCAAAAAGCTGATCAACGACGTGCTCGAGCACCTGGCCGACAATCTCAAGACCCGCGCCGAGCAGCTGTCTGCGAGCTCGTAGCCGCGCGATCGGCTAACGCCACATCCCGTTGCGCTCGAGCTGTTCCAGCAGCCGGTGCACGCCGTCGTTGAACTCCGTCGCGGACAGCTCTTCGAGGGTGGCCTTGTCGCGTCGCCGTAGCGCGTCGATCAGCCGGCGATGGGTCTCCACCGCGGCAGCTCCCCAGGTCGGGTCCGTTACGTAGATCTGCGGCGGCATATACCGCGCGGCGTGCAGCAGGAACCAGGCCAGTTTGATCCGGCCCGCCCCGCGGTTGAGCAGTCGGTGGAAGGCGAACTCGGCAGCACCCACGGTGGCCGGATCGCCCTCGGCCACCGCTGCCTCCAATGCCTCGTTGGCGCGTTCGAGCTCGTCGACCTGTTCGTCGGTCAGCCGGTCGGCGGCACTGCTCACCAGTTCCTTGGCGATGGTCGCCTGCAACCAGTAGATGTCGGCGATGTCCTGGCGGCTCAGCGGCTGCACCACGTAGCCGCGCCGTGGCTCGAGTGCGACCATGCCCTCGCCGCGCAGGGTCAGCAGCGCCTCCCGCACCGGGGTGATGCTGACCTCGAGCCGAGCGGCGGTCTCGTCGAGCCGGATGAACGTCCCGGGCCGCAGGACGCCGGTCATGATCGCCTCGCGAAGGTGGGCGGCGACCTCGTCGGACAGTTGTGACCGACGGCTTCCCCGGCGGTTGCCGGCCCGTGTGGAAGCCGGTGCGTTCACGTGACCTCCGGGGACTTGTGTGGCGAGCGGCCAAGCAATAGTGTGACCCAAGCAACAACAGATTTGATCAAATATAACGATTATTGCGTTCTCCAGCCACCGGGTTCACGCATCCTTTACGACATAGGGAACTGTCGCCATTCGGAACTGTTGAGAGGGCAACGAAGACCAGTGACCAGCCAGCTGACCACGACGACCGAGCAGCCGTATCTGGCGCGCCGGCAGAACTGGACCAACCAACTGGCGCGCCATGCTCTCATGCAACCCGACGCCACCGCACTGCGGTTCTTGGGCCGGACTACCACCTGGGCCGAGTTCGACCAGCGGGTGACCAAGCTCGCCGACGCGCTGAGCCGCCGCGGGGTCGGCTTCGGCGATCGGGTGATGATCCTGATGCTGAACCGCCCGGAGTTCGTCGAGGCGACGCTGGCCGCCAATCAGCTCGGGGCGATCGCCGTGCCGGTCAACTTCCGGCTGACACCGCCGGAGCTGGCGTTCCTGGTCCAGGACTGCGAAGCGGCCGTGCTGGTCACTGAAACGGTGCTCGCCGACGTCGCCAAGGCCGTGCGTGACCTCGCGCCGGGGCTGTCGGCCGTGATCGTCGCCGGCGGCGCGACCGAGGACGGGGTGCTCGGTTACGAGGATCTGATCGTCGAAGAGGGCGAGCAGCACCAGCCGGTGGACATCCCCAACGACAGCCCGGCGTTGATCATGTACACCTCGGGCACCACCGGGCGGCCCAAGGGCGCGGTGCTGACCCACACCAATCTGGCCGGCCAGGCGATGACCGGGATGTACACCACCGGCCCCGACATCAACAATGACGTCGGGTTCATCGGGGTTCCGCTGTTCC
Coding sequences within:
- a CDS encoding SRPBCC family protein, whose product is MPLVSKTVEVNADADTILRIVADFETYPEWNPEAKAVYVLARYDDGRPSQLRLDMEIQGQSGTFIQAVYYPGEGQIQTVLQQGEVFTKQDQLFSVVAMGPSSLLTVDLEVEVSLPVPAVMVKKLINDVLEHLADNLKTRAEQLSASS
- a CDS encoding RNA polymerase sigma factor; the protein is MPPPGGDRDRELAAAAAAGSIEAFEELVRRHGPALYRYARRMTRDADAVNDIVQETFVAAWRQIGNFRGDSAVLTWLFAICARKVTDSHRVKRAIPIDDRLIEPISQDAGASPFTFASNSAFLDAMEEALAELPPRQRAVWMLREIEMLTFPEVGNILNLSPDAARGHHHRARVTLQQRLQQWR
- a CDS encoding low temperature requirement protein A translates to MPAGLRAMLARDPDEPHRAASSLELLFDLVFVVAVSQSSGALHHLWEEQHFASGIAAYAMVFFAIFNAWMNFTWFASAYDTDDWLYRLTVFVQMAGALVIAAGAQSAMLSNDFGAIVAGYVIMRVATAAQWIRAAISDPHYRGTCVRYAIGIVVAQVLWVSWWFLHGPVWLFPVLAMADLSVALIAERYQATAYHHHHIAERYGLFTLIVLGESILAAANSIIGGLSNDDARVGLIGVAVCSLAIVASMWWIYFDRPQHHQTATRRRSFYWGYLHYFIFASAAAFSAGVEVIVAEHLGEGHLPHTVAGLTLTVPLAVFLLMTWLVLDAGRRDVIQSVGVVLLTVAMLAAALLAEPTIAAALIMVAAAALVSWRHAADKLAHL
- a CDS encoding general stress protein CsbD, with amino-acid sequence MSDAKDTAKDAAGGIIEDLKGKAKEVVGSVTGRDDLVREGKAQQDKAASMREAAAKEAEAEKARAQARVHEARQQAER
- a CDS encoding GntR family transcriptional regulator, which produces MNAPASTRAGNRRGSRRSQLSDEVAAHLREAIMTGVLRPGTFIRLDETAARLEVSITPVREALLTLRGEGMVALEPRRGYVVQPLSRQDIADIYWLQATIAKELVSSAADRLTDEQVDELERANEALEAAVAEGDPATVGAAEFAFHRLLNRGAGRIKLAWFLLHAARYMPPQIYVTDPTWGAAAVETHRRLIDALRRRDKATLEELSATEFNDGVHRLLEQLERNGMWR
- a CDS encoding TetR/AcrR family transcriptional regulator codes for the protein MASENGMTRREELLAVATKLFAARGYHGTRMDDVADVVGLNKATVYHYYASKSLILFDIYRRAAENTLEAVHDDPSWTAREALYQYTVRLLTNIAENPEGAAVYFQEAPYITEWFTEEQVAEVREKETQVYEHVHGLIDRGIASGEFFECDTHVVALGYIGMTLGAYRWLRPDGRRTAKEIAAEFSTALLRGLIRDETVRVESPLGMPDVAGAAKKAPA
- a CDS encoding acyl-CoA thioesterase; the protein is MSDWTTTAGRPHEMRLRLDSYPVIGAVEARYGDMDANAHLNNLALEAMHENARATMNRSLFPDIYDVTTRRLRLVTSQNAVHFLAEAHWPGTIQTGAGVGRVGRTSFVASTGLFVDGRCVGVCDTVLVLLGDDGPVPIPDHALAALETVRLKSPQA